In Pseudomonas fluorescens NCIMB 11764, a single window of DNA contains:
- a CDS encoding AraC family transcriptional regulator, whose protein sequence is MDILSEFFERTHLQGRLFFSGRVDGTLVLDKPPGMAFIHVISQGGIDMIQPGLPKISIAEPSVLFCPSSCRYRLRSSSAQGAELVCASFQFGRNTLQPFPLGLKETLVFPISGLENIAPVIGSLIGEFQDQAPGRTKALNLLLEYIFVLLVRRSVVEQKISSGLLYALQDGRLGAVFNRIHQEPEAAWTVEKLAALAHMSRSKFSAYFTRIMEVSPMGYVTAWRMKVAQDLLRDGVQIKVIAASVGYSSQASFSRTFLNVVGSPPAEWLKRDSREEIPLVVAHVQQIASDDAL, encoded by the coding sequence ATGGATATCCTCTCCGAGTTCTTCGAGCGCACCCATCTCCAGGGCCGGCTGTTCTTCTCCGGCCGGGTCGACGGCACGCTCGTGCTCGACAAACCACCGGGCATGGCGTTCATCCATGTCATCAGCCAGGGCGGTATCGACATGATTCAGCCCGGCCTGCCGAAGATATCGATTGCCGAGCCCAGCGTGCTGTTTTGCCCGAGCAGTTGCCGTTACCGGTTGCGTTCCAGTTCAGCACAGGGCGCCGAGCTGGTCTGCGCCTCTTTCCAGTTCGGACGCAACACGCTCCAGCCCTTCCCCCTCGGCCTCAAGGAAACGCTGGTATTTCCCATCAGCGGCCTGGAAAACATTGCTCCGGTGATCGGCTCGCTGATCGGCGAATTCCAGGATCAGGCACCCGGCAGAACCAAGGCACTCAACCTGTTGCTCGAATACATCTTCGTACTGCTGGTGCGACGCTCCGTCGTCGAGCAAAAGATTTCCAGCGGCCTGCTCTATGCCTTGCAGGACGGGCGCCTTGGCGCAGTGTTCAATCGCATTCACCAAGAGCCCGAAGCCGCCTGGACCGTGGAAAAACTGGCAGCGCTGGCCCACATGTCCCGCTCAAAATTCTCGGCGTACTTCACCCGGATCATGGAGGTCTCACCGATGGGCTACGTCACCGCGTGGCGAATGAAAGTCGCCCAGGACTTGCTGCGCGACGGTGTACAAATCAAAGTCATCGCTGCATCGGTCGGGTACAGTTCGCAAGCGTCGTTTTCCAGAACCTTCCTGAACGTGGTGGGCTCGCCCCCCGCCGAATGGCTCAAGCGTGATAGCCGTGAGGAGATTCCCCTGGTGGTGGCGCACGTGCAGCAAATCGCGTCGGACGACGCACTTTAA
- a CDS encoding NIPSNAP family protein, whose amino-acid sequence MITCYLKYVLDPYQIAAFEHYGKLWIPLVEKFGGQHHGYFLPSEGANNIAMAMFSFPSLAAYERYRQDSMKDPECIAAFKFAEETKCILSYERSFFRPVFGDQAQQPA is encoded by the coding sequence ATGATCACTTGTTATCTGAAATATGTACTCGATCCCTACCAGATCGCAGCGTTCGAACACTATGGAAAGTTGTGGATTCCCCTCGTTGAAAAATTCGGCGGCCAGCATCACGGCTATTTCCTGCCGTCCGAAGGCGCGAACAATATCGCCATGGCGATGTTCAGCTTTCCAAGCCTTGCCGCGTATGAGCGTTATCGCCAGGACTCGATGAAAGATCCCGAGTGCATCGCGGCGTTCAAGTTCGCCGAAGAGACAAAATGCATCCTCAGTTATGAGCGCAGTTTCTTCAGGCCCGTATTTGGCGATCAGGCGCAGCAACCGGCCTGA
- a CDS encoding M15 family metallopeptidase has translation MGSSYKTARSWLQSLLLLTIVIPAMTSAEPRPEHMVYLRTIAPTIEQDIRYASAHNFTGHPLDGYAAAECLLTLDAAKALARVQASLQVQGYGLKVFDCYRPSRAVADMGRFASMPGDPRKAEFYPRVDKQDFWRLGYVARVSNHSRGSTVDLTLTGPTAMPAATWSSSATQVDCTAPYAQRWHDGALDMGTGFDCFDERTHTANPTINATAKDNRQRLSRAMEKEGFSGYSKEWWHFTYTGAGAPNEVMDFPITPLSASEALDASHQLIVVTSKNWDDIQGTAQRYERDGKTFRKSGNAFAVVVGKNGMAWGKGLSSDEPGDGPVKREGDGKAPAGVFKLGTAFGYDNTTETKLPYLALTPAIECVDDSHSARYNELVDGSKIAKDWNSAERMRSEEGYRKGIVIEHNTPASPASGSCIFFHIWRSPTSPTAGCTAMDQADISRLFDWLDPRQSPLLVQMPEAQYEHLRERWNLPER, from the coding sequence ATGGGTTCCTCTTACAAAACCGCACGATCCTGGCTGCAATCTCTGCTGCTCCTGACTATCGTCATTCCCGCCATGACCAGCGCCGAGCCACGGCCCGAACACATGGTCTATCTGCGCACGATCGCCCCCACCATCGAGCAGGACATCCGCTACGCCAGCGCCCACAACTTCACCGGTCATCCACTCGACGGGTACGCCGCCGCCGAGTGTCTGTTGACGCTGGATGCGGCTAAAGCGCTGGCACGGGTGCAGGCGTCATTGCAGGTGCAAGGCTATGGCTTGAAGGTGTTCGACTGTTATCGGCCCAGTCGTGCAGTCGCCGATATGGGCCGCTTCGCTTCCATGCCTGGCGACCCACGCAAGGCCGAGTTCTACCCACGCGTGGACAAGCAGGATTTCTGGCGCCTGGGGTATGTGGCACGGGTGTCGAACCACTCCCGCGGCTCCACCGTCGACCTGACACTCACCGGCCCGACAGCGATGCCCGCCGCAACCTGGTCATCCTCGGCGACGCAGGTCGATTGCACAGCGCCCTATGCCCAGCGCTGGCACGACGGCGCGCTCGACATGGGCACCGGCTTCGACTGCTTCGATGAGCGGACGCATACCGCCAACCCGACCATCAACGCGACCGCGAAGGACAATCGTCAGCGGCTAAGCCGTGCGATGGAAAAAGAAGGATTTTCCGGGTACTCGAAGGAGTGGTGGCACTTCACTTACACCGGCGCCGGAGCGCCGAACGAGGTCATGGATTTCCCGATTACACCGCTCAGCGCCAGCGAAGCGCTCGACGCCAGCCATCAGCTGATTGTGGTCACCAGCAAAAACTGGGATGACATCCAGGGCACCGCCCAACGCTACGAACGGGACGGCAAAACCTTTCGAAAATCGGGTAATGCGTTTGCGGTCGTGGTCGGCAAAAACGGCATGGCCTGGGGCAAGGGCTTGAGCAGCGATGAGCCAGGCGACGGGCCGGTCAAACGTGAAGGTGACGGCAAAGCGCCGGCCGGGGTATTCAAGCTCGGTACGGCATTTGGCTACGACAACACGACCGAAACGAAACTGCCTTACCTCGCCTTGACGCCGGCCATCGAATGCGTCGACGACAGCCACTCCGCACGCTACAACGAACTGGTCGACGGCTCGAAGATCGCAAAGGACTGGAACAGCGCCGAACGCATGCGCAGCGAGGAAGGCTATCGCAAAGGCATTGTCATCGAGCACAACACACCGGCGTCCCCCGCCTCGGGCTCGTGCATTTTCTTCCACATCTGGCGCAGCCCGACCTCACCGACGGCGGGCTGCACGGCCATGGATCAGGCGGACATTTCCCGTTTGTTCGACTGGCTCGATCCTCGCCAGTCGCCCCTGCTGGTGCAAATGCCCGAGGCGCAATACGAACACTTGCGTGAACGCTGGAATCTCCCGGAACGGTGA
- a CDS encoding GNAT family N-acetyltransferase, giving the protein MDVQVHRADATHLDNVASLFDAYRGFYGQPSNLTQSRDFIAERIARDESVIFFAQDATGEALGFVQLFPTFSSIDAHRTWLLGDLFTAPAARGRGVGTQLMNTARTFALLTGAKGMTLETATDNHGAQRLYESLGYVCETGYYTYCLDLKQG; this is encoded by the coding sequence ATGGATGTCCAGGTTCATCGCGCCGACGCCACTCACCTCGACAACGTTGCCAGCCTGTTCGACGCCTATCGAGGTTTCTACGGCCAACCCTCAAACCTGACGCAATCGCGTGACTTTATCGCCGAGCGCATCGCCCGGGATGAGTCGGTGATCTTCTTCGCCCAGGACGCCACCGGCGAAGCACTGGGTTTCGTCCAGTTGTTCCCGACGTTTTCCTCCATCGACGCGCATCGCACCTGGCTGCTCGGCGACCTGTTCACCGCACCCGCGGCCCGAGGCCGCGGGGTCGGGACGCAACTGATGAACACCGCGCGGACCTTCGCGTTGCTCACCGGCGCGAAAGGCATGACGCTGGAAACGGCCACGGACAATCACGGCGCACAACGCTTGTATGAATCATTGGGCTACGTGTGCGAAACGGGTTACTACACCTATTGCCTCGATTTGAAGCAAGGCTGA
- a CDS encoding DUF3630 family protein — MTKPAPTIYLSDTSDRALFDRIADELRQALDGTWVVQASGLDQRYWDLEAEGQVITLHLEHYLGIMLLVDDADPDWVASERFQALVQRLQVGELPAMVPLDAPSPASQVPVKKRFWHWR, encoded by the coding sequence ATGACCAAACCCGCGCCAACGATCTACCTGTCCGATACATCTGACCGGGCGCTGTTCGATCGGATCGCCGATGAATTGAGGCAAGCACTCGACGGAACGTGGGTTGTACAGGCCAGCGGGCTGGACCAGCGTTATTGGGATCTGGAGGCCGAGGGGCAGGTCATCACGCTGCACCTGGAACATTACCTGGGGATCATGCTGCTGGTGGATGACGCCGATCCCGACTGGGTGGCATCGGAACGCTTTCAGGCGTTGGTGCAGCGGTTGCAAGTGGGTGAGTTGCCGGCGATGGTGCCCTTGGATGCGCCATCGCCGGCAAGCCAGGTTCCTGTGAAAAAACGGTTCTGGCACTGGCGCTAG
- a CDS encoding cysteine hydrolase family protein produces MSTALLIIDVQQALCAGEYKCFEIARVIDAINGLSTRARQAGIPVVLIQHEEAGSPLAHNAKGWQLAEGLDVSPKDWRVRKTTPDSFYQTNLQKLLPKEDFERLIICGLQTDYCVNATVRQALKLGYDVVLAADAHSTVDNGNLAAEDIIAEHNKDLAHLTGSVTRIDATPAAAITF; encoded by the coding sequence ATGTCCACTGCACTGTTAATCATCGACGTCCAGCAGGCGCTCTGTGCTGGCGAGTACAAATGTTTCGAGATTGCGCGTGTCATCGACGCCATCAACGGTCTCAGCACCCGCGCCCGACAGGCCGGGATTCCGGTGGTGCTGATCCAGCATGAGGAAGCGGGCAGCCCATTGGCGCATAACGCCAAAGGCTGGCAACTGGCCGAGGGGCTGGACGTCTCGCCCAAGGATTGGCGTGTACGCAAGACCACACCGGATTCGTTCTACCAGACCAATCTGCAAAAATTGCTGCCGAAGGAGGATTTCGAACGTCTGATCATCTGCGGTTTGCAAACCGATTATTGCGTCAACGCCACCGTGCGTCAGGCGCTGAAACTGGGGTACGACGTGGTGCTGGCGGCTGACGCTCACTCCACGGTAGACAATGGAAACCTCGCCGCCGAAGACATCATCGCCGAGCACAACAAGGACCTGGCGCATTTGACCGGCTCGGTGACGCGGATCGACGCGACGCCCGCGGCGGCCATCACGTTCTAG